One window of the Babesia bovis T2Bo chromosome 2, whole genome shotgun sequence genome contains the following:
- a CDS encoding putative integral membrane protein, translated as MSKDCPKKKSNDQAYSHLRDLLILLILSVALYVVTAVTLTKAAALDLAYVANYLGCAAFLLGSIAYIFVPFVQAYKNASSCKSSEQAGKGSP; from the coding sequence ATGTCTAAAGACTGTCCTAAGAAAAAGTCAAATGACCAGGCCTATTCCCACCTACGGGATCTCCTAATACTGCTAATACTATCAGTTGCGTTGTATGTAGTAACGGCGGTAACATTAACCAAAGCTGCAGCACTGGACTTAGCATACGTCGCAAACTATTTGGGCTGTGCCGCCTTCCTTCTGGGCTCCATAGCATACATCTTTGTACCGTTTGTACAGGCGTATAAAAATGCGTCTTCTTGTAAGTCGTCTGAACAAGCTGGAAAAGGATCACCGTGA
- a CDS encoding SmORF protein (Small Open Reading Frame (SmORF)), with protein MVGFKTLPKLCVVVAFGYSATVRSTGVAQEQSKKESFVSTFISKGDETTTEPLEVPETQPGEPPRYSVEWYLLPKPESRKELRKQLPWYLAKVVPEDCNVSITPQLGKRIRRYFSVCSVEWYFLPEPVCRTALRNSLPTYLAAMVPEDCSKPIMSMVEKRIRKFLSLSQDEQR; from the coding sequence ATGGTAGGATTTAAAACCCTACCAAAACTGTGCGTCGTTGTGGCATTTGGGTACTCTGCTACGGTTAGATCTACCGGTGTAGCCCAGGAACAATCCAAGAAGGAATCTTTCGTTAGCACATTCATCAGCAAGGGAGACGAAACTACAACAGAGCCTCTAGAGGTTCCAGAGACTCAACCAGGAGAGCCGCCTAGGtactctgttgaatggtatctgttaccaaAACCGGAAAGTAGAAAAGAACTTCGTAAACAGTTGCCATGGTATTTGGCCAAAGTGGTTCCAGAAGACTGTAATGTATCCATAACGCCCCAATTGGGAAAACGTATTAGGAGGTATTTTTCAGTATGTTCCGTTGAATGGTACTTTTTACCTGAGCCGGTATGCAGAACTGCCCTACGTAATTCATTACCAACTTATTTGGCAGCAATGGTTCCAGAGGACTGTAGCAAGCCAATCATGTCCATGGTAGAGAAACGTATTCGGAAGTTTTTATCACTGAGTCAAGACGAGCAGAGGTGA
- a CDS encoding SmORF protein (Small Open Reading Frame (SmORF)) — protein MVSFNTFSKLCVVVALGLSAIATSTEVAQEQPKKESFVSRFFGKNEKSATKSHDVSEPTKIDTQKHSDTGHPKYDVEWYLLPKPENRAALRGILSWFMARDVPEDCNVPISPKLEKRIREHFSWIEQKTVIHSSSADSNSINVGNPMKKSIVNGPSGKKEEPTTESHDISQPTNTDTQENINEEEPPMYSVEWHLLPKPENRAAIRVFMPRYLAEDVPKDCSVPVSPKLEKRIREHFSLHGIEWFMLPKPQNRAALCKALPSDLAEMVPEDCNEPIMTIVQRQIIWFFSFYAVEWYLLPEPESRAALRFMLPSNLAAMVPEDCDEPIDPALEKRIVKYFTLNGLNPKLWSRLSCGFHW, from the coding sequence ATGGTATCCTTCAACACTTTCTCTAAGCTCTGTGTAGTGGTGGCATTGGGACTGTCTGCCATTGCCACTTCTACTGAGGTAGCCCAGGAACAgcccaagaaggaatcgtTCGTTAGCAGATTCTTCGGTAAGAATGAGAAATCTGCCACTAAATCTCATGACGTATCCGAACCGACGAAAATTGACACTCAAAAACACAGCGATACAGGTCATCCCAAGTACGACGTagaatggtatctgttacccaaACCGGAAAATAGAGCTGCACTACGTGGTATTTTGTCATGGTTTATGGCCAGAGACGTTCCAGAAGACTGTAATGTACCAATATCGCCTAAGTTGgaaaaacgtattaggGAACATTTCTCGTGGATTGAGCAAAAGACAGTAATTCACTCTTCTTCTGCAGATAGTAATTCCATCAATGTCGGCAATCCTATGAAAAAGTCAATCGTCAACGGACCCTCTGGTAAGAAAGAAGAACCTACAACCGAATCTCATGACATATCGCAACCAACAAATACTGACACCCAAGAAAACATTAATGAAGAAGAACCACCCATGTACTCTGTGGAATGGCATTTGTTACCCAAACCGGAAAATAGAGCTGCAATACGTGTTTTTATGCCACGTTATTTGGCTGAAGATGTTCCAAAAGACTGTTCTGTACCAGTATCGCCTAAGTTGgaaaaacgtattaggGAACATTTTTCGTTGCATGGCATCGAGTGGTTTATGTTGCCCAAGCCGCAAAATCGAGCTGCCTTATGTAAAGCGTTACCAAGCGATCTGGCAGAAATGGTTCCAGAGGACTGTAATGAGCCAATAATGACTATAGTACAGAGGCAAATTATTTGGTTTTTTTCGTTTTATgctgttgaatggtatctgttacccgAGCCAGAAAGCAGAGCTGCCCTACGTTTTATGTTGCCATCTAATTTGGCTGCCATGGTTCCAGAAGACTGTGATGAACCCATAGATCCCGCACTTGAAAAACGTATTGTAAAATATTTCACATTGAATGGTTTAAATCCAAAATTATGGAGTCGATTGTCATGTGGTTTCCATTGGTAA
- a CDS encoding putative tyrosyl-tRNA synthetase, with protein sequence MYLLPKRISLLFNQVKMMRSFVSPLHGGLDLEGTERSHRTRTDFEFYPKSCAIKNGLREELENHFRGMQIESQLSLKDAIDICNQMSVECIKQEELEELLSLKGYVPICYDGFEPSGRMHIAQGICKAYKVNQLKRMGISSVMWIADWFAMLNDKLNGNMENIRLVGEYFKHVWRASGMDMNAVKFLWASEEINKNPDLYWRLVMDISRSFNITRLKRCSEALGRADGDNRPGASLLYPAMQCADIFYIGADICQLGLDQRKINMLAREYCELKSVGARPIILSHHMMPSLAQQGGKMSKSIPNSAIFMEDSAEEVNAKIKSAWCPEKEVCDNPCIAYFEHIVFPMFNTVTIPRKEKNGGDVIYQCHSELKQDYLSGNLHPADLKPALASYINRLLEPVRIYFRDNPEANELARRVAELQQLK encoded by the exons ATGTATTTGCTTCCAAAAAGGATTTCACTGTTATTTAATCAGGTAAAAATGATGCGTTCATTCGTATCGCCGCTACATGGAGGACTTGATTTGGAAGGTACAGAACGTAGTCATAGAACTAGAACTGATTTTGAATTCTATCCAAAATCATGTGCTATTAAGAATGGTTTACGTGAAGAACTAGAGAATCATTTTAGAGGAATGCAAATAGAATCGCAATTGTCGTTAAAAGATGCCATAGATATATGTAACCAAATGTCCGTAGAGTGCATCAAACAAGAAGAACTGGAAGAATTGCTATCACTCAAGGGATACGTTCCCATTTGTTACGATGGTTTTGAGCCCTCAGGACGTATGCACATTGCGCAAGGTATCTGTAAAGCTTATAAAGTAAATCAACTAAAAAGGATGGGTATATCTAGTGTGATGTGGATTGCTGATTGGTTTGCCATGCTTAATGATAAGCTAAACGGTAATATGGAAAACATTAGATTAGTTGGAGAATATTTCAAACATGTCTGGAGGGCGTCAGGTATGGATATGAATGCGGTCAAGTTCCTCTGGGCAAGCGAAGAAATCAATAAAAATCCAGATCTGTATTGGAGATTAGTAATGGATATCAGTCGTTCGTTCAACATAACACGGCTCAAACGATGTAGTGAAGCACTTGGGAGAGCTGATGGCGACAACCGTCCAGGTGCATCGCTGTTATATCCTGCAATGCAGTGTGCTGATATTTTTTACATAGGGGCTGACATTTGCCAATTGGGGCTTGACCAACgtaaaataaatatgttgGCACGTGAATATTGCGAATTGAAATCGGTTGGAGCTAGACCGATCATTCTTTCCCATCATATGATGCCTTCATTGGCACAACAAGGTGGAAAGATGTCCAAGTCGATACCCAATTCTGCTATATTTATGGAAGATTCTGCCGAGGAAGTGAATGCCAAGATAAAGAGTGCATGGTGCCCAGAAAAGGAAGTTTGCGATAATCCGTGCATAGCCTATTTCGAGCACATAGTTTTTCCAATGTTTAATACGGTAACTATACCTAGAAAAGAGAAAAATGGAG GTGATGTAATTTACCAATGCCACTCGGAACTAAAACAGGATTATCTCAGTGGCAACCTGCATCCTGCGGACCTAAAGCCTGCACTTGCAAGTTACATTAACCGTTTGTTGGAACCCGTACGAATATATTTTAGGGACAACCCCGAGGCTAATGAACTGGCACGTCGTGTCGCGGAGTTGCAACAACTAAAATAA
- a CDS encoding variant erythrocyte surface antigen-1 alpha subunit, giving the protein MECICGLASAVTDLLQSVELEYHGYQGEAKQADSSQNKGATDKQVTNHLNGLFSLVQGLGGTAVVRTYIDQLAQVLSALVGWSKIVKCSNGGKDKCKGGGTGNEHGEKPDCGYLTDVTANDPCKECGCMKWNDPDPNSNEGHHLGRRCQRCSDSGGSTCKCSGTSGGACTGPGQECQCAKEGKCCKCCCNKKCGKCKEECSCIIEDGIVGSDECNRDSYMSAYPSDAINIRKSFLESERIDVKTRWNNVTSSPNRHQCARIFLGSVCLIWSGLTYMYWTGKYHKSSPRWNNHILDGSGLDDGTLSQWLQALGFPKEMLNNHGPGNRLDAVIWDGIRGMLYLGFPHTTDNAAHGKDYNDNTFRQPAGMNYAGYIHTVDKGAFDSSVFKGTGNGIDKNKLGALFKLYILSCAYFTGLQKKSSTQSSTSTTPRTIREILYWLSALPYSQAYKDMLDYAKERLKKEAPDVGDKKQLSFLQTGRNAPITVHEFNLFAHFQAVTQYCPLVLIGIQGGLHSATKGTDSTKEPPIHSLYANTECHFTYPTVSIQAYNQVVHYIRALFYQLYFLRKQCAVKVALGGKWRECRYGKDVVSKGVISWMCLGCDPMEHDRNYRVKEMGNKLNKLPLGSEISDSCKLKDLLEKIGDVVVQLGNAQEALEGKDKKAIEGVKEALQVAKEGLDTAKNGLDEELKEAKDKLGELTNGSGGSGALHTLVNSGPGSLHQVSSSEHEWQKDYSSAKDRISAAIDGLHKVLEIFKKWAEQDETDIIKQAKSALEHLGKITGVGNEVNLSNVKLEAHYSAILAAIKDLLSICNFPKCSACDQHGDKCGQPSNPTICQTCLQPTTTGVPSPLQAFLEDRLPGFSCKEVLDQDMEENPTYPPAASHLGHCSGSGQCCPLPMGFRNQFHKGSTSDSTGARLYGILYFFSNENMMQSCVYTLVRVTAALSATTPQVLGDVFGFFRGGVGNPEEDKEKRKGTCNHDQDPRTSTDNNKYFCGWCASGLRDEVKKIGWIPKKEEDGGKYRGTVGQALINIKGDKDTGASAYSDATATTNNLSTLTDGNHYVSPLTGELYTAVSATFGNVYLSWVLYLSDALEGGLQSLSDAFRNIECRGCKGQCDPNKCKKGEHGQKSTRVCGCSSIVSCTGVLPVLYRHGFSYGNPFNLEGYQQKDGKTDGQYDIVKAGGTKRCHEFLDSLQDVIKKKEEEASSKDQKDQHPLTKLLSEVGQLQYDIRLPWIFVLTLAWLVAVLYLAFGAIWPLDWTHMRSHCRGWFRKGSLSPWEVLMVGKKKGRGILEYFGRK; this is encoded by the exons ATGG aatgcatatgtggcctggcgtcggcagtgactgacctactgcagtcagtagaactggagtaccatg gctatcaaggtgaagCTAAACAAGCTGACAGTTCTCAAAACAAGGGCGCCACTGATAAGCAAGTCACTAACCACCTCAATGGACTCTTCTCtctagtccagggactaggtggtactgcagtggtccggacctacatagaccagctggcacaggtactcagtgcactcgttgggtggagtaagatagtgAAGTGTAGTAATGGTGGCAAGGACAAGTGCAAGGGTGGTGGTACGGGCAATGAACACGGCGAAAAACCGGATTGCGGTTATTTAACGGATGTGACAGCGAACGATCCGTGTAAGGAGTGTGgttgtatgaaatggaatgATCCCGATCCGAACAGTAATGAAGGACACCACCTGGGCAGGAGGTGTCAGaggtgtagtgatagtggtggtagtacGTGTAagtgtagtggtactagtgGTGGCGCCTGTACAGGTCCTGGCCAGGAATGTCAATGCGCTAAAGAAGGCAAATGttgcaagtgttgttgtaataaaAAGTGTGGGAAGTGTAAGGAGGAGTGTAGTTGTATAATCGAGGACGGAATTGTTGGCAGTGATGAATGTAACAGGGATAGCTACATGTCAGCATATCCTAGTGATGCTATCAACATAAGAAAGTCATTTCTTGAATCCGAGAGAATTGATGTCAAAACACGTTGGAACAATGTTACCAGTAGTCCTAATcgccaccaatgtgcccgtatcttcctagggtcagtatgcctcatctggagtggacttacgtatatgtattggactggaAAGTACCATAAAAGTAGCCCCcggtggaacaaccacatcctagatggtagtggtctagatgatggtaccctatcccaatggctgcaggccttagggtttcctaaggaaatgttgaataaccATGGTCCAGGAAATAGGTTGGATGCagttatatgggatgggattaggggtatgttatatttgggattcccgcATACCACTGACAATGCTGCCCATGGCAAGGACTataatgataatacattcagacaaccagctggtatgaactatgctggatatatacataccgtagacAAGGGTGCATTTGATAGTAGTGTCTTTAAGGGCACTGGCAATGGGATTGACAAGAACAAGCTCGGTGCcctcttcaagctctacattctatcatgtgcctattttacCGGTCTACAGAAAAAGAGTAGTACCCAGAGCAGTACTTCTACGACTCCTAGGACAATCCGCGAGATTCTATACTGgctcagtgcattgccatatagtCAGGCCTATAAGGATATGCTGGACTATGCTAAGGAGAGACTCAAGAAAGAAGCACCAGATGTTGGAGACAAAAAACAGCTTTCCTTCCTTCAAACAGGCCGTAATGCTCCCATTACCGTccatgaattcaacctttttgcccacttccaagcagtgacccagtactgcccactggtgctcataggtatccagggtggattacacagtgccactaaaggcactgacagtACCAAGGAACCACCTATCCACTCCCTATACGCTAACACGGAGTGCcacttcacctatcccactgtatccatccaagcatacaaccaggtggtccactacattagggctctattctaccagctctatttccttaggaaacaGTGTGCTGTGAAGGTAGCCCTGGGAGggaaatggcgtgagtgtaggtatggtaaggATGTGGTGTCCAAGGGGGtcattagctggatgtgcctggggtgtgaccccatggaacatgataggaattATAGGGTAAAGGAGATGGGAAATAAACTTAATAAACTACCCTTAGGGTCTGAAATTAGTGATTCTTGCAAGCTAAAGGATTTATtggagaagattggtgatgtagtggtacaattgggtaatgcccaggaggcattggaagggaaggaCAAGAAGGCCATCGAGGGGGTGAAGGAGGCACTACAGGTGGCTAAGGAGGGACTAGATACGGCTAAGAATGGGCTGGATGAGGAACTAAAGGAGGCTAAGGATAAACTAGGGGAGCTGACGaatggtagtggtggtagtggagcACTACATACACTGGTGAATAGTGGTCCTGGGTCATTACATCAGGTATCAAGTAGTGAACATGAGTGGCAGAAAGACTATAGCAGTGCCAAGGACAGGATAAGTGCTGCTATCGATGGGTTACACAAGGTATTGGAGATATTTAAAAAGTGGGCAGAGCAAGATGAAACAGATATTATAAAGCAAGCTAAAAGCGCACTGGAACATCTAGGGAAAATAACAGGCGTTGGAAATGAAGTAAATTTGAGCAATGTTAAACTAGAAGCACACTACTCCGCTATACTCGCTGCCATCAAAGACCTCCTCTCAATCTGCAACTTCCCCAAGTGCAGCGCATGTGACCAACACGGCGACAAGTGTGGCCAACCATCCAATCCCACAATCTGTCAGACCTGCCTCcaacccactaccactggtgtcccctcccccctccaggcattcctcgaggatcgGTTGCCAGGCTTTAGTTGCAAAGAGGTACTGGACCAGGACATGGAGGAGAATCCAACATATCCAcctgctgcatcccacttgggACACTGCAGTGGTTccggccagtgctgcccattgccaatgggcttCAGAAATCAATTCCACAAGGGCAGCACCAGCGACAGCACTGGTGcacgcctttatggcatcctgtacttcttcagtaacgagaacatgatgcagtcttgtgtttatacactggtgagggtcacagcagcactcagtgccactacaccacaggtattgggtgatgtattcgggttctttagaggtggtgtaggaaatCCAGAAGAGGACAAGGAGAAGAGGAAGGGAACATGTAATCACGATCAGGATCCTAGAACATCGACGGACAACAATAagtacttttgcggctggtgtgcctctgggttacgggatgaagtaaagaagatagGATGGATTCCAAAGAAGGAAGAAGATGGAGGGAAGTATAGAGGCACAGTAGGACAAGCACTTATTAATATTAAGGGCGATAAGGACACTGGTGCCTCCGCATATTCCGATGCTACTGCCACCACTAATAACCTCTCAACACTCACTGACGGTAACCACTACGTATCCCCCCTAACAGGTGAGCTGTAcaccgcagtgagtgcTACATTTGGTAATGTctacctctcatgggtactgtatctatcagatgcacttgaaggTGGATTACAGTCACTCTCTGATGCATTCCGtaatattgaatgccggggctgtaagggacagtgtgaccccaataagtgcaagaagggagaGCACGGACAGAAGAGTACTAGAGTGTGTGGATGCTCctcaatcgtatcatgtaccggggtgctaccggtattgtatagacacgGGTTtagctacggtaacccattcaatctggaggggtaccagcaGAAGGATGGAAAGACGGATGGACAGTATGACATCGTGAAGGCCGGCGGTACTAAACGGTGTCATGAGTTCTTGGACAGTCTTCAGGATGTGatcaagaagaaggaagAGGAAGCCAGCTCTAAGGACCAGAAGGACCAGCATCCCTTGACAAAGTTACTATCAGAGGTCggccagctccaatacgacatacggcttccctggatctttgttctcacgctagcgtggctagtagcagtactctacctagcatttggtgccatatggccactggactggacacatatgaggtcgcattgtaggggatggttcaggaagggcagtctgagtccatgggaggtactgatggtgggtaagaagaagggaaggggtatattggagtattttggtagaaagTAG
- a CDS encoding variant erythrocyte surface antigen-1 alpha subunit, translated as MLNQSSNVDFIVEPLMCTSWCPIGYQGETKGKGATKEDVDKHLNGLFSLVQGLGGTAVVRTYIDQLAQVLSALVGWSKIVKCDKGGCDHGKQGSENCEYLKDKTPENKCDSCGCMKWKVKDPNNEGTPLGRKCTRCSDSGGSSTCKCSGTCSPGQQCQCALAGKCCKCYCKEDCKEKCKKDAKCICDKDIYISAYPKTTGSWAEGGYTITWAQLGDTTFDNDGAVNPSQRRHQCAHILLGSVCLIWSGLTYMYWTGKYAETSPRWNNHILDGSGLDDGTLSQWLQALGFPREMLNNSGPGNRLDAVIWDGFKEKFYLGFPDTSSDNGHGQDSWDNSFRNPAGMNFAGYIHTLEKGAFGDSVFKADKSVPDQNKLGPLYKLYILSCAYFTGLQKKTPPKADNKTPRTIREILYWLSALPYSQAYKQLLDYAKGRLTEVLKKPEDTASSSETEQPQLKFHQTGRWAPITVHEYNLFAHFQAVTQYCPLVLIGIQGGLHSPKGTDSHKEPPIHSLYANTECNFTYPTVSIQAYNQVVHYIRGLFYQLYFLRKQCAVKVAMGGKWRECRYGDGVVSKGVISWMCLGCNPMEHDRNYRVKEMGKMLDGVVQKVKASASNGVEHIETARNLLWMIGDVVVQLGNAQEALERRKGEEITKVKDALSKAKEGLERARKKLEEGEDLDETELEEAKKELEALTKSGSGALDTLVNGGTGSLQQVGSELQKWKKDYSSAKDRISEVINKVRDVLTVLEKGLPQVNGQLNGHKDEFTKAIKKLEDICNSPKCPPCNDHINKCGRQGVKRTCKTCHQQYMDGTPSPLQAFLEDRLPGFSCEVVRNTDTDKDTVYPPAASHLGHCGGSGQCCPLPMGFRGQFHSGIRDCTGKRLYGLLYFFSNENMMQSCVYTLVRVTAELSATTPQVLGDVFGFFRGGVGNKEQGEGEKKGQTCSHDKDPSKEKDIYFCGWCASGLRDEVRKIEWIPFDGKPGGQYMDKVGKALIQIKGDKGTGTTAYSSAGTTTSALSTLTDSNHYVSPLTGELYTAVSATFGGTYLSWVLYLSDALEGGLKSLSEAFQQIECNACKGQCDPNKCKKGEHGQKSNPQDAKSTPLCQCQSIVSCTGVLPVLYRHGFGYGNPFNLEGYRQGDGTEKGDYSIQKEDKSIKHCHEFLESLSKVLVDKKDTTQTHPLTNLLKQVGQLQYDIRLPWIFVLTLAWLVAVLYLAFGAIWPLDWTHMRSHWLRGGEHQWEAMWYKVMTGRKGMELVEYFGKT; from the exons ATGTTGAATCAGAGTAGTAATGTTGACTTTATTGTTGAGCCATTGATGTG tacctcatggtgcCCTATAGGTTATCAAGGAGAAACTAAAGGCAAAGGGGCCACCAAGGAGGACGTTGACAAGCACCTCAATGGACTCTTTTCgctagtccagggactaggtggtactgcagtggtccggacctacatagaccagctagcacaggtactcagtgcactcgttggatggagtaagatagtgAAGTGTGATAAGGGTGGCTGTGATCACGGCAAACAAGGCAGTGAGAACTGCGAGTATCTAAAGGATAAAACGCCGGAGAACAAGTGTGACTcttgtgggtgtatgaaatggaaagtGAAGGATCCGAACAACGAAGGAACGCCACTGGGAAGGaagtgtacaaggtgtagtgatagtggtggtagtagtacGTGTAAGTGTAGTGGTACCTGTAGTCCTGGCCAGCAGTGTCAATGCGCTTTAGCgggcaaatgctgcaagtgttatTGTAAGGAAGACTGTAAGGAAAAGTGTAAGAAGGATGCCAAGTGTATCTGTGATAAagacatttatatatcagCATATCCCAAAACTACAGGAAGTTGGGCAGAAGGGGGCTATACAATTACATGGGCTCAACTTGGTGACACCACGTTTGATAACGATGGTGCTGTAAACCCCTCCCAACGCcgtcaccaatgtgcccatATCCTCCTGGGatcagtatgtctcatctggagtggacttacttatatgtattggactggaAAGTACGCCGAGACTAGCCCCCGttggaacaatcacatcctggatggtagtggtctagatgatggtaccctatcccaatggctacaggccttagggtttcctagggaaATGTTGAACAACAGTGGCCCTGGAAATAGGTTGGATGCtgttatatgggatgggtttaAGGAAAAGTTttatttgggattcccaGATACTAGTAGCGATAATGGCCATGGCCAGGACAGTTGGGATAATTCATTTAGGAAtccagctggtatgaacttTGCTGGATACATACATACCTTAGAGAAGGGGGCATTTGGTGATAGTGTCTTTAAGGCAGATAAGAGTGTCCCTGACCAGAATAAGCTCGGTCCGCTCTAtaagctctacattctgtcatgtgcctactttacTGGATTACAGAAGAAGACTCCGCCGAAGGCGGACAATAAGACTCCCCGAACAATCcgggagatcctatactggctaagtgcattgccatatagtcaggcatatAAGCAGTTACTGGACTATGCCAAGGGAAGACTCACAGAAGTACTCAAGAAACCCGAGGACACTGCCTCTAGCAGTGAAACCGAGCAGCCACAACTCAAATTCCATCAAACAGGCCGTTGGGCTCCCATTACCGttcatgaatacaacctgtttgcccacttccaagcagtgacccagtattGCCCATTGGtcctcatcggtatccaaggaggattacacagtcctaaaggcactgactCTCACAAAGAACCACCCATCCACTCCCTCTACGCTAACACTGAGTGTaacttcacctatcccaccgtgtccatccaagcatataaccaggtggtacactacattaggggTCTATTCTATCAACtatacttccttaggaagcaatgtgcagtgaaGGTGGCTATGGGAGGGAAgtggcgtgagtgtaggtatggggATGGAGTAGTGTCAAAGGGGgtaattagctggatgtgcctggggtgtaaccccatggagcatgataGGAATTATAGGGTAAAGGAGATGGGGAAGATGTTGGATGGGGTAGTACAGAAGGTAAAGGCATCAGCGTCAAACGGGGTAGAGCACATAGAAACGGCCAGAAATCTACTTTGGATGATTGGTGATGTcgtggtacaattgggtaatgcacaggaggcattggaaagGAGGAAGGGGGAGGAGATCACTAAGGTGAAGGATGCACTGTCGAAGGCTAAGGAGGGACTGGAGAGGGCTAGGAAGAAACTGGAGGAGGGGGAGGATCTAGACGAGACTGAACTAgaggaggctaagaaggAACTAGAGGCGCTGACGAAGAGTGGTAGTGGAGCACTAGATACACTAGTGAATGGTGGAACTGGGTCATTACAGCAGGTAGGGAGTGAATTACAAAAGTGGAAGAAGGATTACAGTAGTGCCAAGGACAGGATAAGTGAGGTTATCAATAAGGTAAGGGATGTATTGACAGTATTAGAGAAGGGACTGCCACAGGTGAATGGCCAACTGAATGGCCACAAAGATGAGTTCACTAAGGCCATCAAAAAGCTCGAAGACATCTGCAACTCCCCCAAATGCCCACCCTGTAATGACCACATAAACAAGTGTGGCCGACAGGGAGTGAAGAGGACCTGTAAGACCTGCCACCAACAGTACATGGACGGCACACCATCTCCTCTCCAGGCCTTCCTCGAGGATAGGCTACCAGGCTTTAGTTGCGAGGTGGTACGAAACACTGACACAGACAAAGACACAGTGTACCCAcctgctgcatcccacttgggACACTGTGGTGGCTCAGGTCAGTGCTgtccattgccaatgggtttcagAGGGCAATTCCATAGTGGCATCCGTGATTGTACCGGtaaacgcctttatggtctactgtacttcttcagtaacgagaacatgatgcagtcgtgtgtctatacactggtGAGGGTAACAGCAGAACTAAGTGctaccacaccacaggtactgggtgatgtctttgggttctttaggggtggtgtggGAAACAAGGAACAGGGGGAGGGAGAGAAGAAAGGACAGACGTGTAGTCACGATAAAGACCCCTCCAAAGAGAAGGATAtctacttttgcggctggtgtgcctctgggttacgggatgaagtaagaaagatagagtggataccattTGACGGTAAACCAGGTGgacaatacatggacaaaGTCGGTAAAGCACTTATACAGATTAAAGGTGataaaggcactggtaCGACTGCATATTCCAGTGCTGGTACCACTACGTCTGCCCTCTCGACACTCACTGACAGTAACCACTACGtatcccccctaaccggtgagcTTTATACAGCCGTGAGTGCTACgttcggtggaacatacctctcatgggtactatacctATCTGATGCCCTGGAAGGTGGATTAAAGTCACTGTCAGAGgcattccaacagattgaatgcaATGCGTGTAAAGGGcaatgtgaccccaataagtgcaaaAAAGGTGAACACGGACAGAAGAGTAATCCTCAGGACGCTAAGAGCACTCCACTCTGTCAGTGCCAATCAattgtatcatgtaccggaGTCCTGCCggtattgtatagacatgggttcggctacggtaacccattcaatctggaggggtaccgGCAGGGGGATGGGACGGAGAAGGGAGACTATAGCATACAGAAGGAAGACAAGTCTATTAAGCACtgtcacgagttcctagAGAGTCTAAGCAAAGTACTAGTGGACAAGAAGGACACCACTCAGACGcaccccctcaccaatctcctaAAGCAAGTCggccaactccaatacgacatacggctcccgtggatctttgttctcacgttagcctggctagtggcggtgctctaccttgcctttggtgccatatggccactggactggacacatatgaggtcgcattggttacggggtggagaacaccagtgggaagcaatgtggtataaggtgatgacgggacgtaaaggaatggaactggtggagtattttggtaagacatag